In the Cyanobacteriota bacterium genome, CTTCGCAGAAGCTTCCTACTTTGCGAAGATTGCTTTTTTGAAAATTCGTTTAGTCAAGCTTCGATGAGACAATAACTATAGATATATAAACATGCCCGTCTCCACTACGTTTCGACGCGGCGATGTTAAGACAAGGGCTAAAGCCCTTGTCTTAACATCGCATCGGCAATACCAAAATTGTTTGTTGAGTGTGAGATTTCTTTGGCTATGGCTTCATCCATAAATTGATAAAAAACATCCTGGGCAAGTCCGTCGTTAAACAAACCACCTTCCATTTTTGGACGCATCTCTTTAAGTGAGAGCTGGACAAACATAGCTTCAAAGTCTGCTGCAGTTTCTTTAGCTTTGGTTCTTTGTTGTTCTGGGCTTAGTAGTGAGTTGTTGTCAAAGTTTGTTTGATTTGCTTGTGGCTTGGTTTCAAGTGACGTTAAACGACCACCATTCAACAAGGCTTGAGATAGCACAGCTGGATTGATTTCCATGATTATTTAATTTCCTTTCTAAAATATTCTTGTTTACCGAAGCTATCAGTTAGTACTAACCAATACTTGGCGTTAGGCGTAGTAGGGTTAAATTCAAATTCATAAGTGCCATTTGAGGTTGCTGGAATAGATTTCTCGTCGTGGTAGCCATAAGCAAAGTTGGGTTGTACCGTGTAACCTAATCCATCAACTATTTTGAGATTACCCAATGGAATTGAATGTTTCATTTTGTTTTCAATTTCAACTGCTATTTTATTGTTTCTATAATTTGTAATATTGCCATTGACCATATATGTTTGCTCTACGTTAAGTTGCTGCTCTTTGTATTCTTGCTCTTCCATGGCTATTAGATTAAGTGTCATTGGTAAGCCTGGATTGATTTTGACTTCTTGTCCTTTTTTACCGATAAAGGAAATTAAGGATAGTCCTGCGCCAGTGATAGCACCAATGGCGACATTACTTGCGGTACTACCACTTGTGCCAAGTACTCCACCAAACTTGAAACCCACTGCTGCGCCCATTATCGCGCCGCCTGCTGTTTGACCAGCGGCGTTACCGACTACTTGTAAGTTGCTCCGTTTATGTTTTACCATCATGCCATCGGCACTGATATTTATATTGTGTACATTGTCTGGAAATATAATTTTTTGGAATTGAATATCTACTTTGCCGTCTCTATTAAATAGTTTAGCATTGTCTACTCTAACCACTGTGCCAATTACTCTACTGTTTTTGGGTATTAGGATTTCATTTCCGTTACCCATAATATTTTCAGTTATTCTTGCTGAAAAATGCTCACCAACTTGAGTTTCATTATTGATAGGCCATTCAGCAACTATCGGAATTGGGGTACTTTCAACTACACCGGTTTTATAGACTTCAGCATTTACTGATGTGCTAGAAATTATAAATATTATAATTGTAATTAGTAGTCTTTTCTGTTTCATCATAGTCTCCCTATATGATTTCAAGCTCCGCTTGCAAAGCCCCAGATGCTTTGAGTGCTTGCATTATCGAAATCAAATCTCTTGATGTGATTCCTATCTTGTTTAGTTCGTTAATTAGATCAGCAAGACTTGTTGCTTCTGCCATTTCTATATATCTAGTGTCGGTTTCGGTTAAATTGATTTCTGAATTACTAAAGTTTTGAGTTTTAATACCAGCCCCTGAGTTCTCATCTCCAGCTCCAGCGTTTGCTAGATTTGTATCAACTTCATTATCACTACCTGAGTTATTCACACTTGATAAATTGGCTAGAGTAGTTACGTTAGGTTGTGATACTTGATTATCTGTTTTGATAGTGATTGATATATTGCCATGAGCCAGTGCAACAGAGGAGAGTTTGACGTCTTGTCCAACTACAATTGTGCCGGTTCTTTCCATTATCACCACTTTTGCTTCATTATCAGCGTCTACTTTGATATCACCAATCTCTGCAAGTGCAGATACTGGATTATCTTCTGGTCCGTTTAGTTTGACTCTTACTGTTCTACCATCAATAATGGTTGCTTCTCTGTTAATTGCAGAGAAATTGATTGCTTGCGCTATTTTCTTGGTAGTACTAAAATCTATTTTGTCAGTTGTAAGGGTAATTCCTTCTGCTGTATTTAATACTGTTGGTAGTGGATATTCTATGATTCCACCTTTGGGAATTCTTCCTGAGTTTGGAGAGCCTTCTCTCACTAAAGAACCATTGGCTTCTATTTCATAGCCTGAGCTGATTACAGGTCCCTGAGCTGCTGCATAGACCTTCCCGTCTGCACCTTTGAGTAGTGTT is a window encoding:
- a CDS encoding flagellar basal body P-ring protein FlgI — encoded protein: MISEKTIQNNFSGLKSLTLALILLCSIALDANAIIVRIKDITKVQGLRDHYLVGYGLVSGLPSNSGDKNSLATNLAQINMLKNFGVNIKEFLVNNQINVNNIDANNPGQQILAQLKQLNGGSVGNVAAVMITAKVAPYSKEGDHFDVDISSFGTSRNLSGGILLQTLLKGADGKVYAAAQGPVISSGYEIEANGSLVREGSPNSGRIPKGGIIEYPLPTVLNTAEGITLTTDKIDFSTTKKIAQAINFSAINREATIIDGRTVRVKLNGPEDNPVSALAEIGDIKVDADNEAKVVIMERTGTIVVGQDVKLSSVALAHGNISITIKTDNQVSQPNVTTLANLSSVNNSGSDNEVDTNLANAGAGDENSGAGIKTQNFSNSEINLTETDTRYIEMAEATSLADLINELNKIGITSRDLISIMQALKASGALQAELEII
- a CDS encoding rod-binding protein, producing MEINPAVLSQALLNGGRLTSLETKPQANQTNFDNNSLLSPEQQRTKAKETAADFEAMFVQLSLKEMRPKMEGGLFNDGLAQDVFYQFMDEAIAKEISHSTNNFGIADAMLRQGL